One Haliaeetus albicilla chromosome 11, bHalAlb1.1, whole genome shotgun sequence genomic window carries:
- the FHIP2A gene encoding FHF complex subunit HOOK interacting protein 2A isoform X2: MFSKFTSILQHAVEALAPSLPLQEDFVYHWKAITHYYIETSDDKAPVTDTNIPSHLEQMLDILVQEENERESGETGPCMEYLLHHKILETLYTLGKADCPPGMKQQVLAFYTKLLGRIRQPLLPHINVHRPVQKLIRLCGEVLATPTENEEIQFLCIVCAKLKQDPYLVNFFLESKLKAMASKGSASVITEDMLKGQDSLKTDTGQPEEIHSAAGAEQMEKEDDLPQQADDLSFSLDELNVTSSPESSTVCPNQDYNLVNSLLNLTKSPDGRIAVKACEGLMLLVSLPEPAAAKCLTQSTCLCELLTDRLATLYKALPQSLDPLDIETVEAINWGLDSYSHKEDASAFPGKRALISFLSWFDYCDQLIKEAQKTAAVAMAKAVRERFFIDVMEPQLMQTSEIGILTSTALLHRIVRQVTSDVLLQEVVYFILGEHREPETLTDINRHPLRHRLIEHCDHISDEISIMTLRMFEHLLQKPNEHILYNLVLRNLEERNYMEYKPLCQEDKDVVENGQIAGAVDLEEDPLFTDLSPDNTLSTQEWLSASPPVSPEHPKNDGKTEVHKIVNSFLCLVPDEAKSSYHVEGTGYDTYLRDAHRQFRDYCVICLRWEWPGSPRSLEKCNLEASFFEGHFLKVLFERMGRILDQPYDVNLQVTSVLSKLSLFPHPHIHEYLLDPYVNLASGCRSLFSVIVRVVGDLMVRIQRIPDFTPKLLLVRKRLLGLEPEGPIIDHMTLLEGVIVLEEFCKELAAIAFVKYHASSTP; this comes from the exons cTCGCACCTTCCCTTCCGTTACAAGAAGATTTTGTTTACCACTGGAAAGCAATCACCCATTACTACATAGAGACATCag ATGACAAAGCTCCTGTGACTGATACCAACATTCCTTCTCACCTGGAACAGATGTTGGATATTCTAgttcaagaagaaaatgagagggAATCAGGCGAAACAGGACCATGTATGGAGTATTTGCTACATCACAAGATTTTGGAGACACTCTACACGCTAGGAAAAGCTGAT tgtcCTCCAGGAATGAAACAGCAAGTTTTGGCTTTTTACACAAAACTTCTTGGAAGAATACGGCAACCTCTTCTTCCCCACATAAATGTGCACAGGCCAGTGCAG AAATTAATCAGGCTGTGTGGTGAAGTTCTGGCAACGCCaacagaaaatgaggaaattCAGTTTCTCTGTATAGTATGTGCAAAGCTGAAACAGGATCCATACCTGGTCAACTTCTTCCTTGAG agTAAGTTAAAAGCAATGGCTTCCAAAGGATCAGCAAGTGTAATCACAGAAGACATGCTAAAAGGCCAAGACTCTTTGAAAACAGACACGGGACAGCCTGAAGAAATACATAGTGCTGCTGGAGCGGAGCAAATGGAGAAGGAAGATGACCTCCCGCAACAGGCGGATGATCTGTCTTTCAGTCTGGATGAACTAAATGTCACATCATCACCCGAGTCCTCCACTGTTTGTCCAAATCAAGACTATAATTTAGTGAATTCTCTACTAAACCTCACTAAAAGTCCC GACGGCCGGATAGCAGTGAAGGCCTGTGAAGGCCTTATGCTTTTGGTGAGTTTGCCAGAACCAGCAGCTGCCAAGTGCCTGACTCAAAGCACTTGTTTATGTGAATTGTTGACAGACAGGCTGGCCACCCTCTACAAAGCCCTGCCTCAGTCACTGGATCCCTTAGACATTGAAACAGTGGAGGCAATTAACTGGGg GTTGGATTCCTATAGCCACAAAGAAGATGCATCTGcttttccagggaaaagagcattgatttcatttctttcatggTTTGACTACTGTGATCAACTCATCAAAGAAGCGCAAAAG ACTGCTGCTGTTGCTATGGCAAAAGCTGTGCGGGAACGATTTTTCATTGATGTTATGGAACCCCAGCTGATGCAAAC TTCAGAGATCGGAATCCTCACATCAACTGCACTATTGCATCGCATTGTTCGTCAAGTGACTTCAGATGTCCTGCTACAGGAAGTAGTTTATTTTATACTTGGAGAACACAGAGAGCCAGAAACTTTGACAGATATCAACAGACATCCATTGCGACACAGGTTAATTGAACACTGTGATCATATTTCTGACGAG ATCAGCATAATGACTTTACGAATGTTTGAGCACCTTTTGCAAAAACCCAATGAGCACATTCTTTATAATTTGGTTCTGAGaaatttagaagaaagaaaCTATATGGAATATAAGCCTCTCTGTCAAGAAGATAAAGATGTGGTAGAGAATGGACAGATTGCAGGAGCAGT AGACCTAGAGGAAGATCCATTATTTACTGATCTGTCTCCAGATAACACATTGTCAACTCAAGAGTGGCTCAGTGCTTCTCCACCTGTCAGTCCAGAACATCCAAAAAATGATGGGAAGACTGAAGTTCATAAAATTGTAAATAG ttTTCTCTGTCTTGTACCTGATGAAGCTAAGTCATCATACCATGTGGAGGGTACAGGTTATGATACTTACCTCAGAGATGCCCACAGACAA TTCCGGGATTATTGTGTCATCTGCTTACGGTGGGAGTGGCCTGGATCTCCCAGATCTTTGGAAAAGTGCAATTTAGAAGCATCATTTTTTGAAGGACACTTCTTGAAAGTCCTGTTTGAAAGAATGGGCAGGATTCTTGATCAG CCCTATGATGTAAATTTACAAGTTACATCAGTGTTGTCCAAACTGTCCTTGTTTCCCCATCCTCATATACATGAATACCTTTTGGATCCTTATGTAAACCTAGCTTCTGGATGCAGGTCTCTCTTCTCTGTTATTGTCAGG GTCGTTGGGGACCTCATGGTTAGAATCCAACGCATCCCAGATTTCACTCCCAAACTTCTGCTGGTCAGAAAACGCCTGCTGGGCTTGGAGCCGGAAGGGCCCAT cattGACCACATGACGTTACTAGAGGGCGTGATTGTGCTGGAAGAATTCTGCAAAGAGCTGGCAGCAATTGCATTTGTGAAGTATCATGCCTCATCTACACCATAA
- the FHIP2A gene encoding FHF complex subunit HOOK interacting protein 2A isoform X1 — translation MFSKFTSILQHAVEALAPSLPLQEDFVYHWKAITHYYIETSDDKAPVTDTNIPSHLEQMLDILVQEENERESGETGPCMEYLLHHKILETLYTLGKADCPPGMKQQVLAFYTKLLGRIRQPLLPHINVHRPVQKLIRLCGEVLATPTENEEIQFLCIVCAKLKQDPYLVNFFLEVIQDPVLHLYRRQSKLKAMASKGSASVITEDMLKGQDSLKTDTGQPEEIHSAAGAEQMEKEDDLPQQADDLSFSLDELNVTSSPESSTVCPNQDYNLVNSLLNLTKSPDGRIAVKACEGLMLLVSLPEPAAAKCLTQSTCLCELLTDRLATLYKALPQSLDPLDIETVEAINWGLDSYSHKEDASAFPGKRALISFLSWFDYCDQLIKEAQKTAAVAMAKAVRERFFIDVMEPQLMQTSEIGILTSTALLHRIVRQVTSDVLLQEVVYFILGEHREPETLTDINRHPLRHRLIEHCDHISDEISIMTLRMFEHLLQKPNEHILYNLVLRNLEERNYMEYKPLCQEDKDVVENGQIAGAVDLEEDPLFTDLSPDNTLSTQEWLSASPPVSPEHPKNDGKTEVHKIVNSFLCLVPDEAKSSYHVEGTGYDTYLRDAHRQFRDYCVICLRWEWPGSPRSLEKCNLEASFFEGHFLKVLFERMGRILDQPYDVNLQVTSVLSKLSLFPHPHIHEYLLDPYVNLASGCRSLFSVIVRVVGDLMVRIQRIPDFTPKLLLVRKRLLGLEPEGPIIDHMTLLEGVIVLEEFCKELAAIAFVKYHASSTP, via the exons cTCGCACCTTCCCTTCCGTTACAAGAAGATTTTGTTTACCACTGGAAAGCAATCACCCATTACTACATAGAGACATCag ATGACAAAGCTCCTGTGACTGATACCAACATTCCTTCTCACCTGGAACAGATGTTGGATATTCTAgttcaagaagaaaatgagagggAATCAGGCGAAACAGGACCATGTATGGAGTATTTGCTACATCACAAGATTTTGGAGACACTCTACACGCTAGGAAAAGCTGAT tgtcCTCCAGGAATGAAACAGCAAGTTTTGGCTTTTTACACAAAACTTCTTGGAAGAATACGGCAACCTCTTCTTCCCCACATAAATGTGCACAGGCCAGTGCAG AAATTAATCAGGCTGTGTGGTGAAGTTCTGGCAACGCCaacagaaaatgaggaaattCAGTTTCTCTGTATAGTATGTGCAAAGCTGAAACAGGATCCATACCTGGTCAACTTCTTCCTTGAG GTCATTCAGGATCCTGTTTTGCACCTTTAcaggaggcag agTAAGTTAAAAGCAATGGCTTCCAAAGGATCAGCAAGTGTAATCACAGAAGACATGCTAAAAGGCCAAGACTCTTTGAAAACAGACACGGGACAGCCTGAAGAAATACATAGTGCTGCTGGAGCGGAGCAAATGGAGAAGGAAGATGACCTCCCGCAACAGGCGGATGATCTGTCTTTCAGTCTGGATGAACTAAATGTCACATCATCACCCGAGTCCTCCACTGTTTGTCCAAATCAAGACTATAATTTAGTGAATTCTCTACTAAACCTCACTAAAAGTCCC GACGGCCGGATAGCAGTGAAGGCCTGTGAAGGCCTTATGCTTTTGGTGAGTTTGCCAGAACCAGCAGCTGCCAAGTGCCTGACTCAAAGCACTTGTTTATGTGAATTGTTGACAGACAGGCTGGCCACCCTCTACAAAGCCCTGCCTCAGTCACTGGATCCCTTAGACATTGAAACAGTGGAGGCAATTAACTGGGg GTTGGATTCCTATAGCCACAAAGAAGATGCATCTGcttttccagggaaaagagcattgatttcatttctttcatggTTTGACTACTGTGATCAACTCATCAAAGAAGCGCAAAAG ACTGCTGCTGTTGCTATGGCAAAAGCTGTGCGGGAACGATTTTTCATTGATGTTATGGAACCCCAGCTGATGCAAAC TTCAGAGATCGGAATCCTCACATCAACTGCACTATTGCATCGCATTGTTCGTCAAGTGACTTCAGATGTCCTGCTACAGGAAGTAGTTTATTTTATACTTGGAGAACACAGAGAGCCAGAAACTTTGACAGATATCAACAGACATCCATTGCGACACAGGTTAATTGAACACTGTGATCATATTTCTGACGAG ATCAGCATAATGACTTTACGAATGTTTGAGCACCTTTTGCAAAAACCCAATGAGCACATTCTTTATAATTTGGTTCTGAGaaatttagaagaaagaaaCTATATGGAATATAAGCCTCTCTGTCAAGAAGATAAAGATGTGGTAGAGAATGGACAGATTGCAGGAGCAGT AGACCTAGAGGAAGATCCATTATTTACTGATCTGTCTCCAGATAACACATTGTCAACTCAAGAGTGGCTCAGTGCTTCTCCACCTGTCAGTCCAGAACATCCAAAAAATGATGGGAAGACTGAAGTTCATAAAATTGTAAATAG ttTTCTCTGTCTTGTACCTGATGAAGCTAAGTCATCATACCATGTGGAGGGTACAGGTTATGATACTTACCTCAGAGATGCCCACAGACAA TTCCGGGATTATTGTGTCATCTGCTTACGGTGGGAGTGGCCTGGATCTCCCAGATCTTTGGAAAAGTGCAATTTAGAAGCATCATTTTTTGAAGGACACTTCTTGAAAGTCCTGTTTGAAAGAATGGGCAGGATTCTTGATCAG CCCTATGATGTAAATTTACAAGTTACATCAGTGTTGTCCAAACTGTCCTTGTTTCCCCATCCTCATATACATGAATACCTTTTGGATCCTTATGTAAACCTAGCTTCTGGATGCAGGTCTCTCTTCTCTGTTATTGTCAGG GTCGTTGGGGACCTCATGGTTAGAATCCAACGCATCCCAGATTTCACTCCCAAACTTCTGCTGGTCAGAAAACGCCTGCTGGGCTTGGAGCCGGAAGGGCCCAT cattGACCACATGACGTTACTAGAGGGCGTGATTGTGCTGGAAGAATTCTGCAAAGAGCTGGCAGCAATTGCATTTGTGAAGTATCATGCCTCATCTACACCATAA